One segment of Mycolicibacterium neworleansense DNA contains the following:
- a CDS encoding GtrA family protein, with amino-acid sequence MRSEPGQVSTAERFHRICVQVVRRLPAPLNSLVAPTFLGFVVINSFTFGVDLAILTVLHGVLRLPLPLAVTLGYAGAFGLAYYLNRTLNFRSHAAVGPQLTVYVVAVVINYLAFILGVSSGLAALGVEYHLARIVAGGCEAVFMYSAMRWVVFRR; translated from the coding sequence GTGCGGAGCGAACCCGGCCAGGTGTCCACGGCCGAGCGGTTTCACCGGATCTGTGTCCAGGTGGTTCGGCGCCTGCCCGCGCCGCTGAATTCGCTCGTAGCGCCCACATTCCTCGGCTTCGTGGTGATCAACAGCTTCACCTTCGGCGTCGATCTGGCGATTCTGACGGTCCTGCACGGGGTGTTGCGGCTGCCTCTGCCACTCGCGGTCACCCTCGGGTATGCCGGAGCATTCGGCCTCGCGTATTACCTGAACCGGACACTGAACTTCCGCTCGCACGCTGCCGTCGGTCCTCAGCTCACGGTGTATGTGGTGGCGGTCGTGATCAACTACCTGGCGTTCATCCTCGGGGTATCCAGCGGGCTGGCGGCCCTCGGTGTCGAGTACCACCTGGCCCGGATCGTCGCAGGCGGCTGCGAGGCGGTCTTCATGTACAGCGCCATGCGGTGGGTCGTGTTTCGCCGCTGA